A window of Clostridioides sp. ES-S-0010-02 genomic DNA:
ATATAACATTAGTATATCTCTATAAGTAAAAACATAGCTGAGTCTAAGTATTCTAATAATTATTATAAAAAATTTAGACTCAGTTATATCATCATTTGATTTCAATTTAATTTTAATGATTTTTATACATTATTTTTTATAAAAAATTAAAAAGGGAGGTTATGTTTATTGAATTTACAATCAAAATGGATAAACTTTTTAAATCCAATATATATTAGTAATGAAAAAAAAAGAAAAAAAATACAAACTATAATATTTTTTTCTATAACTTATGGTTTATCCTATTCATTAGGTCTACTATCAATATGTTTTAGAGACTCTATAGATCAAGAAAGTTTTGCTGGATTTATGATGATATTACCATTATCTTCAGTTTCTATTGCAAAATTTTACACAGAAGGAAGAACTAATGATAAATATGATTTTTATTCATCAATAATATTATTTTTCATTACCTATTTATTTTTTTTTATTATTGAATTATTAAATTTAATAAATATTAATCAATTTCAATTAGTGAATTCTAGTTTAATTTTAATAAGTAGCTTATGCGTTATTGTCTATTCTTTTAGAATAAAAAGTTTACATATTTTGAAAAATTTTAAAATAGGTATTTTACTAATTTTTTATTTTATATTTTCTCAAATTGTTTTTGGAGTAATAATAAGTGATAATCAATTTAATTATAAAAATTTCTTGAATTATATATTCCTTCCTATAGTATCATTAACATATATTTATCCTTTTTTATCTGAAGAATATGGTTGGAGATATTTTTTACAAAGTATTTTTTTTGATAGATTTGGTAAAAAAATAGGTATTATAATGGTAGGAACCTGTTGGAGTTTATGGCATTTACCATTACAATTTACACTATATAGTCCCAAAGCTCCAATAATTGGATCTATAGCCCATTTGATATATGGTATTGGACTTTCTATATTTTTAGGTTATGTTTATATGAAAACTAAGAATATATGGTACTGTTCTATAATTCATGTTTTAATTAATAGTTTAGGTGTCATTTTCAATGACTCTGAAATGGTCATTAGTTATCATACTATTATAAAAAGATTGATATTTATATTATTGTTTTATATTCCATTTCTACTCACAAAAGAATACAATAAAGATTTATAACTAATTTATATAAAATAAAGTTTCAAATAAATGTTTTTATAGAAAACTCATTATAACAGTGAAAAATAAATAATTCTATATTTAAATTTAAAAGTATTGTATAAGAAATTAGTTTATAGATGATTTTAATAATATATTATACTTTATTAAAATTTACATTAAATATACAAAAAATTATTAATTTTTTATTGAATTAAAAAAGTTAGATATACTAAATTTTTCATTGAAAAATTTTAATGTGAGGTGTTTATTATTAAAAAGAATATTGTAGCAATTACTGGCTCAAATAATGCTAATTCCAAGACAAAGAAAGTTACAGATAAAATACTTGATGAACTTATAAAACTTAATTCAGGGTATGAATATAAGAATATTTTATTAGGTGATTTTGATATTAAGTACTGTATTGGATGCCAAAAATGTTTTAAAAATGGATTTTGTGAAATGGATAACTTTGATAATTTTACTCTTATTCGTGAAGATATGAAAAATGCAGATATTATAATTTTTACTTCTCCTGTATATGTTGATAGTGTACCTGGAATAATGAAAACATTTTTAGATAGATTATCGTATCAGTGTCATATCTTAAGTCTTTCAGGAAAATTAGGTTTTACTTTAGCAGTTGGAGATCAAGGTGGAACAGAAAAAGTTAATGAGCATTTAGATAGTATGCTTAAACACTTAGGTGTTAAGGTATTATCGAGCTATAGTTTTTTAAATATAAATGATTCAATTCATGAAAAAACATCTTTGATAGCGAAGGATATATTAAAGAAGACACAAGAGAATTATGGATATTCTAATTATTATCTAGAGCGATTGTTCAAAGCTTATAAAGTAGAATATATATCCGAAGCCTATAAGAATAAAATATCAAAACATAATGAAATAAAATTTTGGAATCAAAATTGGATAAAAAAAACTGATTCATTTCAAGAATTCGCTATAAAAAAAAGGAGTATAGATCATGATTTTACAGAAAAGTAAGATTGAACTAGAAAATGAGTATTTTGAGAAAATTAAATACATTATTGAATGGTATATGTTGTCTATAAAAGAAGAGTATATAAATGATTATATACCACCATTTAGATATGAAGATTATTTAATTACAATTTCAGAGTTTTTGCCATTGATAAATAATGAGAGTAGAGAAGAATATATAGAAATGGGATATAGTTTAGCAAAAGGGATAAAACATAAATTAGAATATGAATTTGAAAATTATAAAAATCCTTATATGTATTCTGATTTAGGATATATGGCTTTCTCAGTATATTTATTTAATAAAAAAACTGGGCTTTTAGAGAAGTTTTTATACTCACTAAATAATTTATTGCTAAATGAATGTTATAAAAAAGTTATAGTTCTAACAAGTAATAATATATTTGATGTAAATACAAAAAATACTGATTATGATTCAATATATGGAGTATCAGGAGTATTAAACTATCTTTTAGAATTTAAATGGAGAGATGAAGATCTTTTTAAGATAATAAAACTTGGGGAATATCTTATGTCGCTTTGCCTTGAATATGAATATAAAGGATATATGGTTCCAAGATTTCATATTAAACCTGAAAATTTAATAAATGAAAAGTATAAATATATATTCCCGGAAGGAAGTTTAGATTTTGGTATGGCTCATGGTATGTTAGCGCCTTTGATTTCAATAACAAAATTGAAAAGTAAGGTTGAAAATATAAGAGAAATTGATAAGGCTATAGATAAAATTTTCAACTTATATGATGTATTTTTAAATAAAGATGATGGGTATTATAAATGGCCATCACAATTATCTATTGAAGACTATTTAAAAGAAGAAAGTAATTACAATTCTTTT
This region includes:
- a CDS encoding CPBP family intramembrane metalloprotease encodes the protein MNLQSKWINFLNPIYISNEKKRKKIQTIIFFSITYGLSYSLGLLSICFRDSIDQESFAGFMMILPLSSVSIAKFYTEGRTNDKYDFYSSIILFFITYLFFFIIELLNLININQFQLVNSSLILISSLCVIVYSFRIKSLHILKNFKIGILLIFYFIFSQIVFGVIISDNQFNYKNFLNYIFLPIVSLTYIYPFLSEEYGWRYFLQSIFFDRFGKKIGIIMVGTCWSLWHLPLQFTLYSPKAPIIGSIAHLIYGIGLSIFLGYVYMKTKNIWYCSIIHVLINSLGVIFNDSEMVISYHTIIKRLIFILLFYIPFLLTKEYNKDL
- a CDS encoding flavodoxin family protein: MFIIKKNIVAITGSNNANSKTKKVTDKILDELIKLNSGYEYKNILLGDFDIKYCIGCQKCFKNGFCEMDNFDNFTLIREDMKNADIIIFTSPVYVDSVPGIMKTFLDRLSYQCHILSLSGKLGFTLAVGDQGGTEKVNEHLDSMLKHLGVKVLSSYSFLNINDSIHEKTSLIAKDILKKTQENYGYSNYYLERLFKAYKVEYISEAYKNKISKHNEIKFWNQNWIKKTDSFQEFAIKKRSIDHDFTEK